One segment of Arcanobacterium haemolyticum DSM 20595 DNA contains the following:
- a CDS encoding SAM-dependent methyltransferase, giving the protein MHTSTLACMGDKLGGMDAKHWEEKYAATERLWSGEPNSIIASHVLPWAPGMALDVGCGEGRDAVWLAQRGWRVRGIDFSETAISRMADATAESGVADAVEGFVGDACAVIAEHGWRDHDLATVSFIQSADLPRILECVSSTIVPGGRMLVAAHAFALPWHPDTFVPWSASDVIAAVDLPDFEVEKSSRVETLLAARGVTRVDDVVVFRRRMAE; this is encoded by the coding sequence ATGCATACCTCCACTTTAGCCTGCATGGGCGATAAACTGGGAGGCATGGATGCTAAGCATTGGGAAGAAAAGTACGCCGCAACTGAACGGTTGTGGAGCGGAGAACCTAATTCAATCATTGCCTCGCACGTGTTGCCGTGGGCGCCGGGGATGGCGCTCGATGTGGGCTGCGGTGAAGGCCGTGATGCCGTGTGGCTGGCCCAGCGCGGGTGGCGGGTGCGCGGAATTGACTTCTCTGAAACTGCGATTTCGCGGATGGCGGACGCCACGGCAGAATCGGGTGTGGCCGATGCTGTTGAAGGTTTTGTGGGCGATGCGTGCGCCGTGATTGCGGAGCACGGTTGGCGCGATCACGATTTGGCTACCGTGTCGTTTATTCAGTCTGCGGATTTGCCGCGGATTCTTGAGTGTGTTTCATCTACGATCGTGCCTGGCGGCCGAATGTTGGTGGCGGCGCACGCGTTTGCTTTGCCGTGGCATCCGGACACGTTTGTGCCGTGGAGTGCGAGCGATGTGATTGCCGCTGTGGATTTGCCTGATTTTGAGGTGGAGAAATCGTCGCGTGTGGAAACGTTGTTGGCTGCTCGTGGTGTGACGCGAGTGGACGACGTGGT
- a CDS encoding o-succinylbenzoate synthase, whose protein sequence is MHVDVYIYSSPLHTRFRGLTVRDGLLLRGPAGWGEASPFWDYGPTYSAAWLRAGIEAATCGFPAALRGSIPVNVTVPATDPERAARIVTRGTCATAKVKVAEPGQSLADDLSRVAAVRDALGASGKIRIDVNGAWSVADALAAIPALDRAAGGLEYVEQPVADVADLARVRRKSTVRIAADESIRRASDPLHVKRLNAADVIVVKNQPLGGVRAALAIAAEIGLPVVVSSALESSIGIRAGLAFAAALPELEFACGLATVQLLTADPVADSLLPVAGEIAVRDVVPADLPAPDPQLAARWEQRLAQMWDYCGVDATYTLHTDAYVRSPQ, encoded by the coding sequence ATGCATGTGGACGTCTATATCTATTCGTCGCCCCTCCACACCCGTTTTCGAGGGCTTACTGTGCGCGATGGGCTCCTTCTTCGCGGGCCGGCCGGCTGGGGGGAAGCCAGCCCATTTTGGGATTATGGCCCGACGTATTCTGCCGCTTGGTTACGTGCGGGGATAGAGGCGGCCACCTGCGGTTTTCCGGCGGCCCTGCGCGGTTCCATCCCCGTGAACGTGACGGTTCCGGCAACCGATCCGGAACGTGCCGCACGCATCGTCACCCGCGGCACCTGCGCCACCGCGAAAGTCAAAGTTGCCGAACCTGGCCAGAGCCTGGCAGATGATCTTTCTCGCGTTGCGGCCGTGCGCGATGCCCTGGGGGCGTCTGGAAAAATCCGGATCGACGTGAACGGCGCCTGGAGCGTTGCCGATGCGCTTGCCGCGATCCCCGCACTCGATCGCGCCGCGGGCGGCCTGGAATATGTGGAGCAGCCGGTTGCGGACGTGGCAGATTTGGCGCGCGTGCGCCGGAAATCCACGGTTCGCATCGCCGCCGACGAATCCATCCGCCGCGCCTCCGATCCGTTGCACGTGAAACGGTTGAATGCCGCCGACGTGATCGTGGTGAAAAACCAGCCGTTGGGCGGGGTGCGGGCGGCGCTCGCGATTGCTGCCGAGATCGGGTTGCCTGTGGTTGTGTCGTCCGCGTTGGAGAGTTCGATTGGAATTCGGGCCGGGCTGGCGTTTGCGGCCGCGTTGCCCGAGTTGGAGTTTGCGTGTGGGCTGGCTACGGTTCAGTTGCTTACGGCTGATCCCGTGGCTGATTCGTTGCTTCCGGTTGCGGGGGAAATCGCGGTACGTGACGTTGTGCCTGCGGATCTGCCTGCGCCCGATCCGCAGTTGGCGGCCCGCTGGGAGCAACGTTTGGCGCAGATGTGGGATTATTGTGGGGTTGACGCCACGTATACTTTGCATACCGATGCTTACGTTAGGAGCCCTCAGTGA
- the menD gene encoding 2-succinyl-5-enolpyruvyl-6-hydroxy-3-cyclohexene-1-carboxylic-acid synthase, translating into MSDSASTARVLVSHLVACGVRTFVLCPGSRSAPLAYALYDAERAGAVRLHIETDERVAGFAALGSGSVGELAAVVTTSGSAVANLHPAVEEAFYGGVPMIVVSCDRPEHMRGVRASQTTDHRAVLAGSVRHFRELPAGAPPKNLGGLVQRAVRAARGAGNGTVPGPVHFNVGFVEPLMPDQPWKTVGADIAQAQRGMERGSGERCVVVAGTTRNRKLDPALFAGIPILAEPSAALRAHPNAINAHPILLGTDLRAQITRAIVIGHPTLTREISGLLADPVVDVVVLDDAPTYADVAGNARIVNLAGLAGECEPNEAWLNTWRIASVAADNWLMRHCAGLDFCSIARDVSTLSGHTELVLGASTIIRDVNLYAPVPARPVHANRGLAGIDGTMSTGIGIGIATGRPVRVVLGDLTFIHDLGALVRTASQAHVDLDVVILDDSGGSLFATLEYGAGDRDAYDRVFRTAKEIDVRAYAAAVGADYAPVSERKELRTALEQAPRGTRIIHVKLGACEMQADRARRAALRDSIRDHVHLGLNSIQ; encoded by the coding sequence GTGAGCGATTCCGCTTCCACCGCCCGCGTGCTCGTGTCCCATTTAGTTGCGTGTGGGGTGCGTACGTTTGTCTTGTGCCCTGGTTCGCGGTCGGCTCCGCTTGCGTACGCGTTGTACGACGCCGAACGTGCCGGCGCGGTTCGCTTACACATTGAAACCGACGAACGCGTGGCCGGCTTTGCTGCGTTAGGTTCCGGTTCGGTGGGGGAGCTTGCGGCAGTTGTGACGACGTCGGGCTCCGCCGTGGCAAACCTCCACCCAGCTGTGGAGGAGGCCTTTTACGGAGGCGTGCCTATGATCGTGGTGAGCTGTGATCGGCCAGAACATATGCGTGGCGTGCGTGCCAGCCAAACAACCGATCATCGGGCAGTCCTTGCCGGTTCTGTGCGGCATTTCCGGGAGCTACCTGCGGGTGCTCCACCGAAGAATCTTGGCGGTCTTGTGCAGCGTGCGGTGCGCGCGGCTCGTGGGGCCGGGAACGGAACCGTTCCCGGTCCAGTCCACTTCAACGTTGGATTCGTTGAACCTCTTATGCCAGATCAGCCGTGGAAAACGGTAGGCGCGGACATTGCGCAAGCTCAACGCGGAATGGAACGGGGAAGTGGAGAGCGCTGCGTCGTCGTCGCTGGAACTACACGCAACCGCAAGCTCGATCCGGCCCTGTTTGCGGGAATCCCTATCCTGGCGGAACCCAGTGCGGCGCTGCGCGCGCACCCGAACGCAATCAATGCGCATCCGATCCTGCTCGGAACGGACCTGCGCGCCCAGATCACGCGCGCAATCGTGATCGGGCACCCCACGCTCACGCGGGAAATTTCGGGGCTCCTGGCCGATCCGGTCGTGGACGTGGTGGTACTTGACGATGCCCCAACCTACGCGGACGTGGCCGGAAACGCGCGAATCGTCAATCTTGCGGGCCTCGCGGGCGAATGTGAACCCAACGAAGCATGGCTTAATACGTGGCGGATCGCTTCCGTGGCGGCGGACAATTGGCTTATGAGGCACTGTGCTGGCCTGGACTTTTGTTCAATCGCACGGGACGTCAGTACGCTCAGCGGCCACACGGAACTCGTACTCGGCGCCTCCACAATAATTCGCGACGTCAACCTGTACGCACCCGTTCCTGCCCGGCCAGTCCATGCAAACCGCGGGCTTGCTGGAATCGACGGAACCATGTCCACCGGAATCGGAATCGGAATCGCAACTGGGCGCCCCGTACGCGTCGTTCTTGGCGATCTGACCTTCATCCACGATCTCGGCGCTTTAGTACGCACCGCATCCCAAGCGCACGTCGATCTGGACGTGGTGATACTCGACGATTCTGGCGGATCCCTATTCGCCACACTCGAATACGGGGCAGGCGATCGTGACGCTTATGACCGTGTGTTCCGCACTGCCAAAGAAATCGACGTGCGTGCGTACGCCGCCGCCGTTGGTGCGGACTATGCGCCAGTGAGCGAGCGGAAGGAATTGCGCACTGCCCTAGAACAGGCCCCACGCGGTACGCGAATTATTCACGTGAAACTTGGGGCTTGCGAAATGCAAGCAGATCGTGCCCGCCGGGCGGCGTTACGTGACTCAATCCGCGATCACGTTCACCTGGGGCTAAACAGTATTCAGTAA
- a CDS encoding S1C family serine protease, which translates to MEQNNTPRPAEGSTPERETVAHLQMPTNNSPAAPSPQPEPGETTPARETMRLPKHSASVEQDLWNTSAAAEPAMPKPVASEPAVTPTEPMVAPAEPALPEPVTEPVAAPVEPTLPATETMPEAEQAPVEEQSPATEPMPKTAAPMPEMAAPMPESVPAEEPTPTAMPAEEPTNFQPIYAPASTVAPKPKKRRPGWFAVFAGMTAAALAGGVIGFTATQYYNPGGVRPSSMTAHEETKGTTKPVNSTVGAADWEAVAKEVGDTVVSLDVSTDNGQSQGSGVIISKDGHILTNNHVVAGANEIFVRFSDGRVFEGHVMGTDEATDLAVVKIKDAPKDIAVAQLGDSSTVKVGQAVAAIGNPMGLNSTLTTGVVSALDRPTQADRAGAVTNAIQIDAAINPGNSGGPVFDQQGKVIGIASSIITVKTGFNGQSAGSIGLGFAIPVNLAKNISKQLVEKGSAEHAYLGVSISNGLAKFDETRRTAAVVKTVEPETPAAKAGIKEGDNIVEIDGKKVSTATALTGFVRQYRAGDVITVKFERGGKLMETNVTLATRPDPR; encoded by the coding sequence ATGGAACAAAACAATACGCCGCGACCGGCAGAAGGCTCAACCCCAGAGCGCGAAACCGTGGCGCATCTACAGATGCCTACTAACAATTCGCCAGCAGCTCCATCACCTCAACCAGAACCTGGGGAAACAACCCCAGCACGCGAAACGATGCGTCTGCCTAAGCATTCAGCATCTGTAGAACAAGACTTGTGGAATACGTCGGCTGCTGCTGAACCGGCTATGCCGAAACCAGTGGCTTCAGAGCCAGCCGTGACTCCAACTGAACCTATGGTGGCCCCTGCTGAACCGGCGTTGCCAGAGCCTGTCACGGAACCAGTTGCAGCTCCTGTGGAACCAACCTTGCCGGCTACAGAAACCATGCCGGAAGCAGAGCAAGCACCAGTGGAAGAACAGAGCCCTGCAACAGAGCCTATGCCAAAGACGGCCGCGCCTATGCCAGAGATGGCCGCGCCTATGCCTGAGTCTGTGCCTGCAGAAGAACCTACACCTACTGCGATGCCAGCAGAAGAACCAACGAATTTCCAGCCAATCTATGCGCCAGCCTCTACGGTTGCGCCAAAGCCAAAGAAGAGGCGCCCAGGCTGGTTTGCCGTCTTCGCGGGGATGACAGCGGCAGCGCTCGCCGGTGGCGTTATCGGCTTCACTGCAACGCAATACTACAATCCGGGTGGAGTGCGCCCGTCGTCGATGACTGCACATGAAGAAACCAAAGGCACAACGAAACCCGTCAATAGCACCGTGGGTGCGGCTGACTGGGAAGCTGTTGCCAAAGAAGTGGGCGATACCGTGGTATCCCTTGACGTATCAACGGATAACGGGCAATCGCAAGGCTCGGGTGTGATCATCTCCAAGGACGGCCACATCCTCACAAACAACCACGTGGTTGCAGGTGCAAACGAAATCTTCGTCAGGTTCTCAGATGGGCGCGTGTTCGAAGGCCACGTTATGGGCACTGACGAAGCAACCGATTTGGCTGTTGTGAAAATCAAGGACGCGCCAAAGGATATTGCCGTTGCGCAACTGGGCGATTCCTCCACTGTCAAGGTTGGTCAGGCCGTTGCTGCAATCGGTAACCCGATGGGCTTGAACTCCACACTCACAACCGGTGTTGTTTCTGCTCTCGATCGCCCAACTCAGGCAGACCGTGCAGGCGCAGTGACGAACGCTATCCAGATCGACGCCGCGATCAACCCAGGAAATTCTGGTGGCCCAGTGTTCGATCAGCAGGGCAAGGTGATTGGTATTGCGTCGTCGATCATTACTGTGAAAACCGGCTTCAACGGCCAAAGCGCCGGTTCGATCGGCCTTGGCTTCGCTATCCCAGTGAACTTGGCAAAGAACATCTCCAAGCAACTCGTAGAGAAGGGGAGTGCAGAACACGCTTACCTTGGCGTGTCGATCTCCAACGGTTTGGCGAAGTTCGATGAGACTCGCAGAACTGCTGCAGTTGTCAAGACCGTTGAACCCGAAACCCCAGCTGCTAAGGCTGGAATCAAAGAAGGCGATAACATCGTTGAAATTGACGGCAAGAAGGTCTCCACAGCTACCGCGCTAACCGGTTTTGTACGCCAATACCGGGCTGGTGACGTTATCACCGTCAAGTTTGAACGCGGTGGAAAGCTGATGGAAACTAACGTCACGCTGGCAACCCGCCCAGATCCGCGGTAA
- a CDS encoding isochorismate synthase, producing the protein MFTIPHLRAQTTRLPRTPELTRLLPASRGQIAWLRDGRGFVAAGQAARFDRGAGGEGGASASAGSAGSGARENGRRFAIASQWWNAVKDAAEIRDDVRVAGSGLVAFGSFSFSPVSTAGSSLIVPQVIVGLGGAAGTEAFLTLIGPDDQDVFETLTPEARTLLDAVLVDTEPEYAPIGAVRAEPTIDAAGYRERVERILAQINAGSVEKVVFARQLDIVADSPIDERSLLHHLAEQYPQCWVFGIDGLIGATPEMLAETDSGTVVTRVLAGTFPRGVYADDALLSSPKNLHEHAVAVDSALESLSKIGTVEAGEPFVLHLPNVSHLATDIRTTLGYSADVLQVAGALHPTAALGGQPREMALDLIAELEDDRDRFGAPVGWIGSDGSGQWCVALRCVRIDGDLSARAWAGGGIMGDSQPDEEFTETEAKFAPILGAFGA; encoded by the coding sequence ATGTTTACCATCCCACACTTGCGAGCCCAAACCACCCGACTCCCCCGCACCCCCGAATTAACCCGGCTTTTGCCCGCTTCGCGCGGGCAAATCGCCTGGCTTCGGGACGGCCGCGGGTTTGTTGCGGCCGGGCAGGCCGCGCGCTTCGATCGCGGGGCGGGTGGTGAAGGCGGCGCTAGTGCCAGCGCCGGTTCGGCGGGCAGTGGTGCGCGCGAAAACGGGCGGCGCTTTGCCATCGCATCCCAATGGTGGAATGCGGTGAAGGACGCAGCCGAAATTCGTGACGACGTGCGGGTGGCCGGCAGTGGGCTCGTGGCGTTCGGGTCGTTTAGTTTTTCACCGGTTTCTACTGCCGGTTCTTCCCTGATCGTTCCACAAGTGATCGTTGGGCTTGGCGGGGCGGCTGGCACGGAGGCCTTCCTCACCTTGATCGGCCCCGATGATCAGGACGTTTTTGAAACGCTCACCCCAGAAGCGCGTACGCTTTTGGATGCTGTGCTGGTGGACACCGAACCCGAGTACGCCCCGATCGGGGCTGTGCGCGCCGAACCAACTATCGATGCTGCCGGCTACCGCGAGCGCGTCGAACGTATCCTGGCCCAGATCAATGCTGGTTCTGTTGAGAAGGTGGTGTTCGCCCGCCAGTTGGATATTGTGGCCGACTCTCCTATCGATGAGCGCAGCCTCCTGCATCACCTTGCCGAACAGTATCCGCAATGCTGGGTGTTTGGCATAGATGGTTTGATTGGCGCTACACCAGAAATGCTGGCAGAAACCGATTCTGGCACGGTTGTTACGCGCGTATTGGCGGGTACATTCCCACGCGGCGTTTATGCAGACGACGCCCTGCTTTCCTCTCCGAAAAACCTCCACGAGCATGCGGTTGCGGTTGATTCGGCACTCGAATCGTTGAGCAAGATTGGCACTGTGGAGGCGGGTGAACCGTTCGTGTTACATCTGCCTAACGTGAGCCACCTAGCCACGGATATCCGTACCACTTTGGGTTATTCTGCTGACGTCTTGCAAGTTGCTGGTGCATTACACCCCACGGCTGCATTGGGTGGTCAGCCACGTGAGATGGCTTTGGATCTGATTGCCGAATTGGAAGACGATCGGGATCGTTTCGGTGCCCCTGTGGGCTGGATCGGTTCTGATGGTTCTGGCCAGTGGTGTGTGGCATTGCGTTGTGTTCGCATTGATGGTGATTTGAGCGCACGCGCCTGGGCCGGCGGCGGAATCATGGGAGATTCGCAGCCAGATGAAGAATTTACGGAAACCGAAGCGAAGTTCGCACCGATTCTGGGGGCGTTTGGAGCCTAA
- a CDS encoding class I SAM-dependent methyltransferase yields the protein MKTPLSHTTQPSDESSQYRAQLDKKPTDVSHMFDDVAEHYDITNTVLTGGLVHVWRRVTREAVGGAPGVSVLDVACGTGASAAGYAADGADVIGCDFSPGMVARGLELHPDLDLRVGDATNLEFPDETFDVVTISYGLRNVVDAPGALREMLRVTKRGGKIVIAEFSRPTNSLFRSTYFGFMRVGMPVLSRLFSSDAPAYDYLRESIEAWYTQDELAEVLQEAGWRSVEFKNLTNGIVALHRAVRP from the coding sequence ATGAAAACTCCGTTATCACACACGACACAGCCTTCCGATGAGTCCTCGCAATACCGCGCCCAGTTGGATAAGAAGCCAACGGATGTCTCTCATATGTTTGACGATGTTGCGGAGCATTATGACATCACGAATACCGTTCTGACCGGCGGTTTGGTTCATGTGTGGCGGCGCGTAACGCGGGAGGCCGTGGGTGGCGCTCCTGGTGTTTCGGTGTTGGATGTGGCGTGTGGTACGGGTGCGTCTGCGGCTGGGTATGCTGCGGATGGTGCGGACGTGATTGGGTGCGATTTTTCGCCTGGCATGGTTGCGCGTGGCTTGGAGTTGCATCCGGATCTTGATTTGCGGGTTGGGGACGCCACGAATTTGGAGTTCCCTGACGAAACGTTTGACGTGGTCACGATTTCGTACGGCTTGCGGAATGTGGTGGACGCTCCGGGGGCGTTGCGTGAGATGCTTCGCGTGACGAAGCGTGGTGGCAAGATTGTGATTGCCGAGTTTTCACGCCCAACGAATTCGCTGTTCCGTTCCACCTATTTTGGTTTTATGCGCGTTGGGATGCCGGTTCTTTCACGTCTCTTTTCCTCCGACGCCCCAGCCTACGATTATTTGCGTGAGTCCATTGAGGCGTGGTATACGCAAGACGAGTTGGCTGAGGTGTTGCAGGAGGCCGGGTGGCGTTCGGTTGAGTTTAAGAATTTGACGAACGGCATCGTTGCTTTGCACCGCGCGGTACGTCCATAA
- a CDS encoding NAD(P)/FAD-dependent oxidoreductase translates to MSRPEHADVVVVGAGPGGSATAHYLAQNGVDVLVLEKATFPRDKVCGDGLTPRAVAELIRMGISMREEDGWVRNWGVRGYGAGHVIEVPWPELASVPNFGSGMPRKDLDHLLIKHAVASGARLREGVTVLGPVIHEKSGRVIGVRARNTADGAKGEEFTILARFVVDCGGVAARLAIATGREKAMNRPMGVAHRTYFRSPLAQTDMMESQLELWGGKPGESELLPGYAWMFAVGDGLVNVGLGSLSSTAQPTGVDYRDVFAKWIANTPPEWELTPENQVGRLRGAALPMAFNRKPHYANGLALVGDAGGMVSPFNGEGIAYALASGRMVADSIAQALIRPTLGAQDRVMAQYPRELRDELGGYYTLGRIFASLIERPEIMHVCVKYGLPRPTLMKLVMKLLSDSYDRHDGDWMDKVITSLTKVVPKA, encoded by the coding sequence TTGTCTCGGCCTGAACACGCTGATGTTGTTGTCGTGGGCGCTGGCCCTGGCGGTTCCGCGACCGCCCATTATCTAGCTCAGAACGGCGTTGATGTTTTAGTTCTGGAGAAGGCTACGTTCCCACGTGACAAGGTGTGTGGGGACGGTTTAACCCCGCGCGCTGTTGCTGAACTTATCCGCATGGGAATTTCTATGCGTGAAGAAGATGGCTGGGTTCGTAACTGGGGCGTGCGCGGCTACGGTGCTGGGCACGTAATTGAGGTTCCATGGCCGGAATTGGCGTCTGTGCCGAATTTCGGTTCTGGTATGCCGCGTAAAGATTTAGATCATTTGCTGATTAAGCACGCGGTGGCGTCCGGCGCTCGGCTGCGTGAAGGTGTTACCGTGCTTGGCCCGGTGATACATGAAAAGTCTGGTCGTGTTATTGGTGTTCGTGCGCGCAACACTGCTGATGGTGCCAAGGGTGAAGAGTTCACCATTTTGGCTCGTTTCGTGGTTGATTGTGGCGGTGTGGCTGCGCGTTTGGCTATTGCTACTGGCCGCGAAAAGGCGATGAACCGGCCGATGGGCGTTGCTCACCGTACATACTTCCGTTCGCCGCTTGCGCAAACGGACATGATGGAATCGCAACTGGAACTGTGGGGAGGCAAGCCAGGCGAATCCGAACTGCTGCCAGGGTACGCATGGATGTTTGCCGTGGGTGATGGGCTAGTTAATGTTGGCCTTGGTTCGTTGTCCTCTACCGCGCAGCCAACTGGCGTTGATTACCGTGATGTGTTTGCGAAGTGGATTGCGAACACGCCACCAGAATGGGAATTGACCCCAGAAAATCAGGTGGGGCGTTTGCGTGGTGCCGCCTTGCCGATGGCGTTCAACCGTAAGCCGCACTACGCCAACGGTTTAGCGTTGGTTGGCGATGCTGGCGGTATGGTCTCCCCGTTCAATGGTGAAGGTATCGCATACGCGTTGGCCAGCGGCCGTATGGTGGCAGATTCAATCGCACAGGCACTCATTCGCCCAACTCTTGGGGCACAAGATCGCGTGATGGCTCAGTATCCGCGGGAACTTCGCGATGAACTGGGCGGTTACTACACTCTGGGGCGTATTTTTGCATCGCTTATCGAACGCCCAGAAATTATGCATGTGTGCGTGAAGTACGGGCTTCCACGCCCAACGCTCATGAAACTTGTGATGAAACTGCTGTCCGATTCCTACGATCGTCATGATGGGGACTGGATGGACAAGGTCATTACATCGTTAACAAAGGTGGTGCCGAAGGCGTGA
- a CDS encoding NADH-quinone oxidoreductase subunit A, with product MNPYVPLLIMIAVASLVAVGGLAVSAILGPKRYNRVKVANYECGLEPTPSAGASGRFPIKYFLTAMTFIIFDIEVVFLYPWAVSAGRLGLASLIAIASFVFLITIPFIYEWRRGGLDWE from the coding sequence ATGAATCCCTACGTGCCATTGCTGATTATGATCGCAGTTGCTTCACTGGTGGCTGTTGGAGGTTTGGCAGTCAGTGCCATCCTCGGTCCAAAGCGGTACAACCGAGTCAAGGTAGCTAATTACGAATGCGGGTTGGAGCCAACACCATCAGCAGGTGCCTCTGGCCGCTTCCCAATCAAGTACTTCTTGACTGCTATGACCTTCATTATTTTCGATATTGAAGTCGTGTTCCTTTACCCGTGGGCCGTATCCGCGGGTCGTTTAGGTTTAGCCAGCCTGATCGCTATCGCATCATTCGTCTTCCTGATCACGATTCCATTCATCTATGAATGGCGCCGTGGCGGCTTGGACTGGGAGTAA
- a CDS encoding NADH-quinone oxidoreductase subunit B yields the protein MGLEEKVPAGIGLTTVEALAGWAQQRSPWPVTMGLACCAIEMMSFGATRFDASRIGMEVFRASPRHADIMIVSGRVSHKMAPVVRNIYDQMPDPKWVISMGACASSGGVFNNYAIVQGIDHIVPVDIYLPGCPPRPEMLINAVFELRNNVMKNRPLGEHRKEVARKAEAAALAALPLESQKGLLA from the coding sequence ATGGGTCTTGAAGAAAAAGTACCAGCCGGAATCGGCTTAACAACTGTTGAAGCGCTGGCCGGATGGGCACAGCAGCGTTCCCCATGGCCAGTGACCATGGGTTTGGCGTGCTGTGCAATCGAAATGATGTCCTTCGGCGCAACTCGTTTCGATGCATCCCGTATCGGCATGGAAGTTTTCCGTGCATCGCCACGCCACGCAGACATCATGATCGTTTCCGGCCGTGTCAGCCACAAGATGGCTCCCGTTGTTCGTAACATCTACGATCAAATGCCAGATCCTAAATGGGTTATCTCCATGGGTGCCTGCGCATCATCGGGCGGCGTGTTCAACAACTACGCCATCGTGCAGGGTATCGATCACATCGTCCCAGTTGATATCTACCTTCCAGGCTGCCCTCCACGGCCAGAAATGCTTATCAACGCAGTGTTTGAACTGCGCAACAACGTGATGAAGAACCGCCCACTTGGTGAACACCGCAAGGAAGTTGCCCGCAAGGCTGAAGCGGCTGCACTCGCGGCTCTTCCACTCGAATCGCAGAAGGGATTGCTTGCATGA
- a CDS encoding NADH-quinone oxidoreductase subunit C: MNNHGSVTQGETGAEHITTRKGMWGVKNGADTTGFGGQENVVTIAAPAHRPYGGWFDEVVDIIGELAMADGLQPEDVIEKVTTQYGELVIFIKREHLVRVARYLRDDQDLRFELCLGVSAVHYPEDRGRELHGFYTFFSITHNRSLSLDVAAPESDPHIPSIVSVYPGNDWPEREAWDLMGIVFDGHPGLTRSVMPDDWVGHPQRKDYPLGGIPVEYKGAVIPPPDTRREYN; the protein is encoded by the coding sequence ATGAACAACCATGGTTCAGTAACCCAAGGAGAAACCGGGGCAGAACACATCACTACCCGCAAGGGAATGTGGGGCGTGAAGAACGGTGCCGATACCACTGGTTTCGGCGGCCAGGAAAACGTGGTAACCATCGCTGCTCCAGCACACCGCCCATACGGCGGCTGGTTCGATGAAGTCGTGGATATCATCGGCGAACTCGCCATGGCTGACGGCCTGCAGCCAGAAGACGTGATCGAAAAGGTCACCACCCAGTACGGTGAATTGGTTATCTTCATCAAGCGGGAACACCTGGTGCGTGTAGCCCGCTACCTGCGTGACGATCAAGATCTTCGTTTCGAACTCTGCCTTGGTGTTTCCGCAGTTCACTATCCAGAAGATCGCGGCCGTGAACTCCACGGTTTCTACACGTTCTTCTCGATCACACACAACCGTTCACTTTCACTTGATGTGGCAGCTCCGGAAAGCGATCCGCACATCCCGTCGATCGTGTCTGTTTACCCAGGCAACGATTGGCCAGAACGTGAAGCATGGGATCTCATGGGAATCGTATTCGATGGTCACCCAGGCTTAACACGTTCCGTGATGCCAGATGATTGGGTGGGCCACCCACAGCGTAAGGACTACCCATTGGGCGGTATTCCAGTTGAATACAAGGGCGCAGTAATTCCGCCACCGGATACACGTAGGGAGTACAACTAA